A window of Bacteroidales bacterium contains these coding sequences:
- a CDS encoding PHP domain-containing protein produces MNNAECRVPQDLHIHTTFSHLDSAVAEQQTPELIARIRHAKVIGISDHFEHFYERFESYRTTLKQYGFHTGTEVDGAEYTQEAAQLDFEYYIYHCRDYRSEYRGIENLLATGKPVIIAHPMVLETDLNKVPPECYIEINNRYVWKNDWRNKLAPFTGRFNFVIGSDSHQPNWLNQNVARYVAGELNVKESILFD; encoded by the coding sequence ATGAATAACGCGGAATGCAGGGTTCCACAGGATTTACATATACATACCACCTTTTCTCATCTTGACAGTGCGGTTGCAGAACAGCAAACCCCCGAACTGATTGCACGCATCAGGCATGCCAAAGTCATTGGTATCAGCGATCACTTTGAACATTTCTATGAAAGATTTGAGTCGTATCGGACAACGCTGAAGCAATATGGATTTCATACAGGGACGGAAGTTGACGGAGCTGAGTATACTCAGGAAGCGGCACAACTTGATTTTGAGTATTATATTTATCATTGCCGTGATTATCGGTCAGAGTACAGGGGGATTGAAAACCTGCTGGCTACCGGAAAACCGGTAATTATAGCCCATCCTATGGTTCTTGAAACAGATTTGAACAAGGTACCCCCTGAGTGTTATATAGAGATCAACAACCGCTATGTTTGGAAGAACGACTGGAGGAATAAACTGGCGCCTTTTACCGGGCGGTTTAATTTTGTTATTGGCTCTGATTCCCACCAGCCCAACTGGCTTAACCAAAATGTTGCCCGGTATGTTGCGGGAGAGCTAAATGTTAAAGAGTCCATCTTATTTGATTGA
- a CDS encoding arginine--tRNA ligase: MNIEARITETVRKALASLYSTEVHTREVQIQRTRKDFQGDFTVVVFPFLRYSKKPPEQTGEALGAYLKENMDEIADFNVIKGFLNLTIDNAFWLRFLNNMNQRENIYDLFTRETERRVVVEYSSPNTNKPLHLGHIRNNLLGFSISRIMKAAGNDVKKVNLVNDRGIHICKSMLAWQKWGNGVTPESAGVKGDHLVGDYYVKFDKEYKKQVQELIGKGMSKAQAEKEAPLIKEARQMLHKWENDDPETVELWEKMNKWVLEGFDKTYQALGVDFDKIYYESEVYKKGKNEVLKGVDMGVFYREEDGSVWADLSDEGLDQKLLLRKDGTSVYITQDIGTAIQRYNEFKFDDHIYVVGNEQNYHFQVLKILLDQLGYEWADNLYHLAYGMVELPEGKMKSREGTVVDADDLISEMIQTAETISKDSGKIGNFSEEEKKRIYRTVGLGALKYFILKVDPKKNMTFDPEESVDFNGNTGPFIQYSYARINSLLDKARDRDYNIPNHVNENVKINDKEIQLIKLIHQFPYEISEAAEQGEPSVIANFVYELAREFNQFYHEYPVLRAEVVPSVHLRLMLSSQVAKVLREAMWLLGIDLPERM; this comes from the coding sequence ATGAACATTGAAGCAAGGATAACGGAAACGGTAAGAAAGGCGCTGGCATCCCTGTATTCTACGGAGGTACATACCAGGGAGGTTCAAATTCAGCGTACACGGAAGGATTTTCAGGGAGATTTTACTGTGGTGGTATTTCCGTTTTTGAGGTATTCCAAAAAACCTCCGGAACAAACCGGGGAGGCTCTTGGTGCTTATTTAAAGGAAAATATGGATGAGATTGCAGATTTTAATGTGATCAAGGGATTTTTAAACCTAACCATTGACAATGCTTTCTGGCTGCGGTTTCTCAATAATATGAATCAAAGGGAGAATATTTATGATTTATTTACCCGTGAAACAGAGAGGCGGGTAGTGGTGGAATATTCTTCTCCCAATACCAATAAACCGCTACATTTGGGGCATATAAGAAACAACCTTCTGGGTTTTTCTATCTCCAGGATCATGAAAGCAGCCGGGAATGATGTTAAAAAGGTTAATCTGGTAAACGACCGGGGGATTCATATATGCAAATCCATGCTGGCCTGGCAGAAGTGGGGTAATGGAGTGACTCCTGAATCTGCAGGTGTTAAAGGAGATCATTTGGTCGGAGATTATTATGTGAAGTTCGATAAAGAATATAAGAAACAGGTACAGGAACTTATAGGTAAAGGCATGTCTAAAGCACAGGCAGAAAAGGAAGCTCCTCTCATTAAAGAAGCCCGGCAAATGTTACACAAATGGGAAAATGATGATCCTGAAACGGTGGAGTTGTGGGAAAAGATGAATAAATGGGTATTGGAAGGATTTGATAAAACCTATCAGGCACTCGGAGTGGATTTTGATAAAATTTATTATGAATCGGAGGTATATAAAAAAGGAAAGAATGAAGTGCTGAAAGGAGTGGATATGGGTGTATTTTACCGGGAGGAAGATGGATCTGTGTGGGCTGATCTTTCGGATGAAGGCCTGGATCAGAAACTGTTGCTCCGAAAAGACGGCACTTCCGTATATATTACCCAGGATATCGGCACTGCCATACAACGGTACAACGAATTCAAATTTGATGACCACATTTATGTGGTGGGAAATGAACAGAATTATCATTTTCAGGTATTAAAAATACTGCTGGATCAACTGGGTTATGAATGGGCAGATAACCTGTATCATCTGGCTTATGGGATGGTTGAACTTCCCGAAGGAAAAATGAAATCCAGGGAAGGTACCGTAGTGGATGCCGATGATCTCATTAGTGAGATGATACAAACAGCGGAAACCATCTCAAAGGATTCCGGGAAGATAGGAAATTTTAGTGAGGAAGAGAAAAAACGGATATATCGTACGGTTGGTCTGGGAGCACTAAAGTATTTCATACTGAAGGTGGATCCTAAAAAGAACATGACTTTTGATCCTGAGGAATCGGTTGATTTTAACGGCAACACCGGACCCTTCATTCAGTACAGCTACGCAAGGATCAATTCGTTGCTGGATAAGGCCAGAGACAGAGATTACAATATTCCGAACCATGTAAATGAAAATGTGAAGATAAATGATAAAGAAATTCAGCTCATCAAACTGATCCATCAATTTCCCTATGAAATCTCCGAAGCCGCAGAACAGGGAGAACCCTCAGTGATCGCCAATTTTGTATATGAACTTGCCCGGGAATTCAATCAGTTTTATCATGAATATCCGGTGTTGAGGGCTGAGGTTGTGCCATCCGTACATTTGCGACTAATGCTTTCTTCGCAGGTTGCAAAGGTTCTTCGCGAAGCCATGTGGCTTTTGGGTATTGATTTGCCGGAAAGAATGTAA
- a CDS encoding sigma-70 family RNA polymerase sigma factor: MTDQEIIQGLKNKEETAFKEFVDTYQHLVLNVANKFVRNKEDAMDIAQEVFIKVYDSVHSFREQSKISTWLYKITVNKSLNYIRDKKRRNIFSSLDAIFENKNNNSMENVADDQKISQEQMESEERKEILFKAIDQLPEKQKTAITLNKLEGLPYKEIAGIMDISVTETGVLINRARKKLQKKLVAQFNPDHL, from the coding sequence ATGACTGATCAGGAGATTATTCAGGGTCTGAAAAACAAAGAAGAAACGGCATTTAAGGAATTTGTGGATACATATCAGCATCTGGTGCTGAATGTGGCCAACAAATTTGTTCGTAATAAGGAAGACGCCATGGATATAGCCCAGGAGGTATTCATAAAGGTCTATGATTCTGTGCATTCTTTCAGGGAACAATCAAAAATATCCACCTGGTTGTATAAAATAACAGTCAACAAATCATTGAATTATATCAGAGATAAAAAAAGACGGAACATTTTTAGCAGCCTGGATGCGATCTTTGAAAACAAAAACAATAACTCCATGGAAAATGTAGCGGACGATCAAAAAATATCTCAGGAACAAATGGAATCGGAAGAGAGAAAAGAGATACTTTTCAAGGCCATTGACCAGTTACCGGAGAAACAAAAAACCGCCATAACCCTGAACAAGCTTGAAGGGTTACCCTACAAGGAAATAGCAGGGATTATGGATATTTCTGTAACCGAAACAGGTGTTTTAATCAACCGGGCCAGGAAAAAGCTGCAGAAAAAACTGGTAGCTCAGTTTAATCCGGATCACTTATAA